The following proteins are co-located in the Solea senegalensis isolate Sse05_10M linkage group LG12, IFAPA_SoseM_1, whole genome shotgun sequence genome:
- the nanos1 gene encoding nanos homolog 1 — protein MDFLNHNYLNARSPYDYTFNFWNDYLGLTTLVTKNNKLSMPQNPNSITESLKATLGLDDSPACPCVIAGGVGESGHLDCCCPSGSPPPASILDLKERFAILSPFQNQLGVQLPEREVGFGGSFAGFDLFGVERKMRKPASRSKQEPKICVFCRNNGAPEEVYGSHVLKTPDGRVVCPILRAYTCPLCSANGDNAHTIKYCPLSKDQPSQRPLKGGRAVGGKRMKIF, from the coding sequence ATGGATTTTCTCAACCACAACTACTTGAACGCGCGCAGCCCTTACGACTATACTTTTAATTTCTGGAACGACTATCTCGGGCTGACGACGTTGGTGACGAAGAACAACAAGCTCAGCATGCCCCAGAACCCCAACTCCATCACCGAGTCCCTGAAAGCGACCCTGGGCTTGGACGATTCCCCGGCGTGTCCGTGCGTAATCGCGGGCGGCGTTGGGGAGAGCGGGCACCTGGACTGCTGCTGCCCGTCCGGCAGCCCACCGCCGGCCTCCATCCTGGACCTGAAGGAGCGTTTCGCGATACTGAGCCCCTTCCAAAACCAGCTCGGTGTCCAGCTGCCGGAGCGGGAGGTGGGCTTTGGTGGGAGCTTCGCCGGGTTTGATCTGTTCGGCGTGGAGAGGAAGATGCGCAAACCTGCGTCCAGGAGCAAGCAGGAGCCGAAAATCTGCGTCTTCTGCCGAAATAACGGAGCGCCGGAGGAGGTGTACGGCTCCCACGTCCTCAAGACCCCGGACGGCAGGGTTGTGTGTCCGATTCTGAGGGCTTACACCTGTCCCCTCTGCAGTGCCAACGGGGACAATGCCCACACGATAAAATACTGTCCACTGTCAAAGGACCAGCCATCCCAGCGACCATTAAAGGGGGGGAGGGCAGTGGGGGGTAAGAGGATGAAAATATTCTGA